Proteins co-encoded in one Cohaesibacter intestini genomic window:
- a CDS encoding DctP family TRAP transporter solute-binding subunit has translation MKSMSKLLATTAAVMVALSAQAASAKDLKYAHFQSADLSSPKHAAALAFESCVEGKTSGSIDVQVFPASQLGSGSDIMEGLQLGTVQMTAIHDGPISAVYKPFSVLAMPYLFDDQAMAWEIMDGEFGQALFEDMRKKTGIRGLGVADNGVRNFTNNVRPVAEPADMAGLKMRVMTAPVWVTLVESLGASATPVPWPELPGALQQGVVDGQENGVTNIVNASLYQHQKYVSLDGHVFSWHAYLMSDDFYNGLNDGEKKAVNECFQISKTIHRGMTAAQDANATAILSGKGMEVVPVSPEQKEKFRQAAQPKVREFIVSEIGAEWPDRLDASVKAYRNK, from the coding sequence AAAGACCTGAAATATGCCCACTTCCAATCCGCTGACCTTAGCTCGCCAAAGCACGCAGCCGCGCTCGCTTTTGAAAGCTGTGTCGAAGGCAAAACGTCAGGGTCCATCGATGTTCAGGTCTTCCCGGCCAGCCAGCTTGGCAGCGGGTCTGACATTATGGAAGGCCTTCAGTTAGGCACCGTTCAGATGACGGCGATCCATGATGGTCCTATCTCGGCTGTCTATAAACCATTCTCCGTCCTCGCCATGCCCTATCTGTTTGATGATCAAGCCATGGCTTGGGAAATCATGGATGGTGAATTCGGTCAGGCTTTGTTTGAAGACATGCGCAAGAAAACCGGAATTCGCGGTCTTGGCGTTGCTGACAATGGTGTGCGGAACTTCACCAACAATGTGCGCCCCGTCGCTGAACCGGCCGACATGGCTGGTTTGAAAATGCGCGTCATGACCGCTCCGGTCTGGGTGACCTTGGTGGAAAGCCTTGGCGCATCGGCCACCCCGGTGCCGTGGCCTGAATTGCCCGGTGCCTTGCAGCAGGGCGTTGTCGATGGGCAGGAAAACGGTGTGACCAACATCGTCAATGCCTCGCTCTATCAGCACCAGAAATATGTGTCCCTCGATGGTCACGTCTTTTCCTGGCACGCCTATCTGATGTCCGATGATTTCTACAATGGCCTGAATGATGGCGAGAAAAAAGCAGTCAATGAGTGCTTCCAGATTTCAAAAACCATTCATCGTGGCATGACCGCAGCGCAAGATGCCAACGCGACGGCGATCCTCAGCGGCAAAGGCATGGAAGTCGTGCCAGTCAGCCCGGAACAGAAGGAAAAGTTCCGTCAGGCTGCACAGCCGAAGGTACGTGAATTCATCGTCAGCGAAATCGGTGCCGAATGGCCAGATCGCCTCGACGCTTCCGTCAAAGCCTATCGCAACAAGTGA